From a single Entelurus aequoreus isolate RoL-2023_Sb linkage group LG12, RoL_Eaeq_v1.1, whole genome shotgun sequence genomic region:
- the LOC133662078 gene encoding CD99 antigen-like protein 2 isoform X1 — MAALRGVWCGCLLLALLFPLQVLSQGLDLADALGDDLLKTTTAKPAATKAPNKPKPKPVDDGFDLSDALDPNNDIGNRDKNKGKSGEEFSDSDLIDVSKDDNYKPDKGKGGRPGGRPGDRDHINQYEDNNETTAEVGTIAGIASAVVMALVGAVTSYISYQKKKLCFGIQQSLNAGMIKADNPDCVVASEPQVQQTLLQQASAEPRMEENVV; from the exons ATGGCGGCTCTTCGCGGTGTTTGGTGCGGCTGTTTGCTGCTGGCGTTGCTGTTTCCTCTGCAAG TTCTGTCTCAGGGCCTGGACTTGGCAGACGCTCTGGGCGATGACCTTCTAAAAA CCACCACTGCAAAGCCAGCAG CTACCAAGGCTCCTAACAAGCCCAAACCTAAACCAG TTGATGATGGCTTCGACCTGTCTGATGCCTTGGACCCCAACAATGACATTGGTAACAGAGACAAGAACAAAGGGAAGAGTGGAG aaGAATTTTCCGACAGCGACTTAATTGACGTCAGCAAAGACGACAACTACAAACCTGACAAAGGCAAAG GCGGACGACCAGGCGGACGACCAGGTGACCGCGATCACATTAATCAATACGAAGACAACAACG AGACCACAGCAGAAGTGGGCACCATCGCAGGCATTGCTAGTGCTGTCGTCATGGCGCTGGTGGGCGCGGTCACCAGCTACATCTCCTACCAGAAGAAGAAGTTGTGCTTTGGCATACAGC AGAGCCTGAATGCTGGGATGATAAAGGCTGACAATCCGGATTGTGTGGTGGCATCAGAACCGCAAG TCCAACAAACGCTTCTGCAGCAAGCCAGTGCTGAACCTCGCATGGAGGAGAATGTTGTgtag
- the LOC133662078 gene encoding CD99 antigen-like protein 2 isoform X2 codes for MAALRGVWCGCLLLALLFPLQVLSQGLDLADALGDDLLKTTTAKPAATKAPNKPKPKPVDDGFDLSDALDPNNDIGNRDKNKGKSGEFSDSDLIDVSKDDNYKPDKGKGGRPGGRPGDRDHINQYEDNNETTAEVGTIAGIASAVVMALVGAVTSYISYQKKKLCFGIQQSLNAGMIKADNPDCVVASEPQVQQTLLQQASAEPRMEENVV; via the exons ATGGCGGCTCTTCGCGGTGTTTGGTGCGGCTGTTTGCTGCTGGCGTTGCTGTTTCCTCTGCAAG TTCTGTCTCAGGGCCTGGACTTGGCAGACGCTCTGGGCGATGACCTTCTAAAAA CCACCACTGCAAAGCCAGCAG CTACCAAGGCTCCTAACAAGCCCAAACCTAAACCAG TTGATGATGGCTTCGACCTGTCTGATGCCTTGGACCCCAACAATGACATTGGTAACAGAGACAAGAACAAAGGGAAGAGTGGAG AATTTTCCGACAGCGACTTAATTGACGTCAGCAAAGACGACAACTACAAACCTGACAAAGGCAAAG GCGGACGACCAGGCGGACGACCAGGTGACCGCGATCACATTAATCAATACGAAGACAACAACG AGACCACAGCAGAAGTGGGCACCATCGCAGGCATTGCTAGTGCTGTCGTCATGGCGCTGGTGGGCGCGGTCACCAGCTACATCTCCTACCAGAAGAAGAAGTTGTGCTTTGGCATACAGC AGAGCCTGAATGCTGGGATGATAAAGGCTGACAATCCGGATTGTGTGGTGGCATCAGAACCGCAAG TCCAACAAACGCTTCTGCAGCAAGCCAGTGCTGAACCTCGCATGGAGGAGAATGTTGTgtag
- the LOC133662076 gene encoding arrestin red cell-like isoform X1 — protein MGDKAGTRVFKKSSPNCKLTVYLGKRDFIDHLDHVDPVDGVLLVDPEYLKGRKVFVMLTCVFRYGREDLDVLGLSFRKDLYVSTFQVFPLLDEEEQKPLSYLQERLLKKLGQHAYPFNFRIPQNLPCSVTLQPGPEDTGKACGVDYELQAFCANTADEKLHQRNSVLLVIRKVQFAPEKRGPQPMVETSRSFLMSERTLHLEASLDKELYYHGEPISVNVHVSNNSTKTVKKVKISVRQYADICLFSTAQYKCPVAQLEADDQVSPSSTFCQVYTLTPCMGTNREKRGLALDGKLKHEDTNLASSTIVKEGDSKEMMGILVSYRVKVKLVVSLGGDIAVELPFVLMHPKPTGQPILQPASPEADAPVDANLIDFDMRSSSQGDDFVFEDFARLRLTGSQVDADPLC, from the exons ATGGGGGACAAAGCAGGGACCAG AGTCTTCAAGAAGTCCAGCCCCAACTGCAAG CTGACTGTTTATCTGGGCAAGCGGGACTTCATAGATCACTTAGATCATGTGGATCCAGTGG ACGGAGTGCTCCTTGTGGACCCAGAGTATCTCAAGGGTCGCAAAG TGTTTGTAATGCTGACTTGTGTGTTTCGTTACGGCCGTGAGGACCTGGACGTCTTGGGCCTTTCCTTCCGAAAGGATCTTTACGTGAGCACGTTCCAGGTTTTCCCTCTCCTGGATGAGGAGGAGCAGAAACCTTTAAGCTACCTGCAGGAGAGGCTGTTAAAAAAGCTTGGCCAACACGCCTACCCCTTCAACTTCCGT ATCCCCCAGAACCTGCCCTGCTCAGTTACCCTGCAGCCCGGCCCAGAGGACACTGGCAAGGCGTGTGGCGTGGACTACGAGCTTCAAGCTTTCTGCGCCAACACAGCGGATGAGAAGCTTCATCAAAG GAACTCTGTGCTCTTAGTGATCCGTAAGGTGCAGTTTGCACCAGAGAAGAGAGGCCCACAGCCCATGGTGGAGACGAGCCGCAGCTTTCTGATGTCAGAGAGAACTCTGCACCTGGAGGCCTCGTTGGATAAGGAG CTGTATTACCATGGTGAGCCCATCAGTGTCAACGTTCACGTCTCCAACAACTCCACTAAGACGGTCAAGAAAGTCAAGATATCAG TCCGTCAGTATGCTGACATCTGTCTCTTCTCCACGGCCCAGTACAAGTGTCCTGTGGCCCAGCTGGAGGCAGA TGACCAGGTTTCTCCCAGCTCCACCTTCTGCCAGGTCTACACACTGACACCCTGCATGGGCACCAATAGGGAAAAGAGAGGTCTGGCCTTGGACGGAAAACTCAAACATGAAGACACCAACCTGGCCTCCAGCACCAT AGTGAAAGAGGGGGACAGCAAGGAGATGATGGGCATCTTAGTATCCTACAGGGTGAAAGTCAAACTGGTGGTGTCTTTAGGAGG GGACATCGCAGTGGAGCTTCCGTTTGTCCTGATGCATCCCAAACCAACAGGCCAGCCCATCTTGCAGCCAG CATCTCCCGAGGCTGACGCTCCTGTTGATGCAAACCTCATAGATTTTGATATGAG GTCTTCCTCTCAAGGCGACGACTTTGTGTTCGAAGACTTTGCCCGCCTACGCTTGACGGGGTCTCAGGTGGACGCCGACCCCCTCTGTTAG
- the LOC133662076 gene encoding arrestin red cell-like isoform X2, whose amino-acid sequence MDLDVLGLSFRKDLYVSTFQVFPLLDEEEQKPLSYLQERLLKKLGQHAYPFNFRIPQNLPCSVTLQPGPEDTGKACGVDYELQAFCANTADEKLHQRNSVLLVIRKVQFAPEKRGPQPMVETSRSFLMSERTLHLEASLDKELYYHGEPISVNVHVSNNSTKTVKKVKISVRQYADICLFSTAQYKCPVAQLEADDQVSPSSTFCQVYTLTPCMGTNREKRGLALDGKLKHEDTNLASSTIVKEGDSKEMMGILVSYRVKVKLVVSLGGDIAVELPFVLMHPKPTGQPILQPASPEADAPVDANLIDFDMRSSSQGDDFVFEDFARLRLTGSQVDADPLC is encoded by the exons ATG GACCTGGACGTCTTGGGCCTTTCCTTCCGAAAGGATCTTTACGTGAGCACGTTCCAGGTTTTCCCTCTCCTGGATGAGGAGGAGCAGAAACCTTTAAGCTACCTGCAGGAGAGGCTGTTAAAAAAGCTTGGCCAACACGCCTACCCCTTCAACTTCCGT ATCCCCCAGAACCTGCCCTGCTCAGTTACCCTGCAGCCCGGCCCAGAGGACACTGGCAAGGCGTGTGGCGTGGACTACGAGCTTCAAGCTTTCTGCGCCAACACAGCGGATGAGAAGCTTCATCAAAG GAACTCTGTGCTCTTAGTGATCCGTAAGGTGCAGTTTGCACCAGAGAAGAGAGGCCCACAGCCCATGGTGGAGACGAGCCGCAGCTTTCTGATGTCAGAGAGAACTCTGCACCTGGAGGCCTCGTTGGATAAGGAG CTGTATTACCATGGTGAGCCCATCAGTGTCAACGTTCACGTCTCCAACAACTCCACTAAGACGGTCAAGAAAGTCAAGATATCAG TCCGTCAGTATGCTGACATCTGTCTCTTCTCCACGGCCCAGTACAAGTGTCCTGTGGCCCAGCTGGAGGCAGA TGACCAGGTTTCTCCCAGCTCCACCTTCTGCCAGGTCTACACACTGACACCCTGCATGGGCACCAATAGGGAAAAGAGAGGTCTGGCCTTGGACGGAAAACTCAAACATGAAGACACCAACCTGGCCTCCAGCACCAT AGTGAAAGAGGGGGACAGCAAGGAGATGATGGGCATCTTAGTATCCTACAGGGTGAAAGTCAAACTGGTGGTGTCTTTAGGAGG GGACATCGCAGTGGAGCTTCCGTTTGTCCTGATGCATCCCAAACCAACAGGCCAGCCCATCTTGCAGCCAG CATCTCCCGAGGCTGACGCTCCTGTTGATGCAAACCTCATAGATTTTGATATGAG GTCTTCCTCTCAAGGCGACGACTTTGTGTTCGAAGACTTTGCCCGCCTACGCTTGACGGGGTCTCAGGTGGACGCCGACCCCCTCTGTTAG